One stretch of bacterium DNA includes these proteins:
- a CDS encoding beta-hydroxyacyl-ACP dehydratase gives MGEAPVRAESAGVELTAKEVLDMVPQQEPFRFIDEIVELDDEHIVATYTFREDADFYRGHFPGNPITPGVILTETAAQAVVVAFGIALVARESGRGEVDKLLTIFTDCAVDFAGQVKPGDRVTTYGKKKFWRRKKLRAEFEMKLDDGTVVCSGEVSGMGVPR, from the coding sequence GTGGGTGAAGCGCCTGTTCGGGCGGAGAGCGCCGGGGTCGAGCTCACGGCGAAAGAAGTGCTGGACATGGTTCCCCAGCAGGAGCCCTTCCGGTTCATCGACGAGATCGTCGAGCTCGACGACGAGCACATCGTGGCGACCTACACGTTCCGCGAGGACGCCGACTTCTATCGGGGTCACTTCCCGGGCAACCCGATCACACCCGGTGTGATCCTGACCGAGACTGCAGCGCAGGCGGTCGTCGTCGCCTTCGGGATCGCGCTCGTAGCAAGGGAGTCCGGGCGCGGCGAGGTCGACAAGCTGCTCACGATCTTCACCGACTGCGCCGTCGACTTCGCCGGCCAGGTGAAGCCCGGGGATCGCGTGACGACCTACGGAAAGAAGAAGTTCTGGCGACGCAAGAAGCTGCGCGCCGAATTCGAGATGAAGCTCGACGACGGAACCGTCGTCTGTTCCGGCGAGGTGTCGGGGATGGGAGTGCCGAGATGA
- a CDS encoding beta-ketoacyl-[acyl-carrier-protein] synthase family protein has product MSAAEKRRVVITGIGVVAPNGVGVPAYEEALREGRSGLKSQESMIEAKFGCTVAGSPEGVDALCEKTFSEEELLAMNMNHRYASLAALEAWKDAGFERPAHDSDEVDWDTGAILGTGIGGMDTIAEKVVPLTDAKKIRRMGSTCVEQVMASGISARLSGQLALGNQVTTNSSACSTGTEALAMGMERIRAGLAERMLCGGAEAASHYIWSGFDSMRVLNRGSNDEPEKASRPLSASAGGFIPGSGSGVVLIESLESALARGATIRAELAGGGVNCGGHRMGGSMTAPNPTSVQRCISQALADAGVAPSEVDAINGHLTATGADPKEVGSWARALEREPGTLPPITSTKSMIGHGLGAAGGLESVASILMVQKGFVHPSINCEDVHPEIEPHAASIPHELLEKPDLDVLVKAGFGFGDVNACLVFKRYKA; this is encoded by the coding sequence ATGAGCGCTGCCGAGAAGAGACGAGTCGTGATCACGGGGATCGGCGTCGTCGCGCCGAACGGCGTCGGCGTGCCCGCCTACGAAGAGGCGCTTCGCGAGGGTCGATCCGGGCTCAAGAGCCAGGAATCGATGATCGAGGCGAAGTTCGGCTGCACCGTCGCCGGTTCGCCCGAAGGCGTCGACGCGCTCTGTGAGAAGACGTTCAGCGAGGAGGAGCTCCTCGCGATGAACATGAACCACCGGTACGCGAGCCTCGCCGCCCTCGAAGCCTGGAAGGACGCAGGCTTCGAACGCCCGGCCCACGACTCGGACGAGGTCGACTGGGACACCGGCGCGATCCTCGGGACCGGCATCGGCGGAATGGACACGATCGCCGAGAAGGTCGTGCCGCTCACCGACGCGAAGAAGATTCGACGCATGGGCTCGACCTGCGTCGAGCAGGTCATGGCGAGCGGAATCAGCGCGCGCCTTTCCGGCCAGCTCGCGCTGGGCAATCAAGTGACCACCAACTCGTCGGCCTGCTCGACCGGGACCGAAGCGCTGGCGATGGGCATGGAGCGGATCCGAGCGGGTCTCGCGGAGCGGATGCTCTGCGGCGGCGCCGAAGCGGCGAGCCACTACATCTGGTCGGGCTTCGACTCGATGCGCGTGCTGAATCGCGGCTCGAACGACGAGCCGGAGAAGGCGTCGCGGCCGCTGTCCGCGAGCGCCGGCGGCTTCATCCCCGGCTCCGGATCGGGCGTCGTCCTGATCGAGAGCCTCGAGAGCGCGCTGGCGCGTGGCGCGACGATTCGCGCCGAGCTCGCCGGCGGTGGTGTCAACTGCGGTGGCCATCGCATGGGTGGCAGCATGACGGCGCCGAATCCGACGAGCGTCCAGCGCTGCATCTCCCAGGCGCTCGCCGACGCCGGCGTCGCTCCGTCGGAGGTCGACGCGATCAACGGGCACCTGACGGCGACCGGCGCGGATCCCAAGGAGGTCGGCTCCTGGGCGCGGGCGCTCGAGCGCGAACCCGGGACCTTGCCGCCGATCACGTCCACCAAGAGCATGATCGGTCATGGCCTGGGCGCCGCCGGAGGTCTCGAGTCCGTCGCCTCGATCCTGATGGTCCAGAAGGGCTTCGTGCATCCCTCGATCAACTGCGAGGACGTGCATCCGGAGATCGAGCCCCACGCGGCTTCGATTCCGCACGAGCTGCTCGAGAAGCCGGACCTCGACGTGCTCGTCAAGGCGGGCTTCGGCTTCGGCGACGTCAACGCGTGCCTGGTCTTCAAGCGTTACAAGGCGTGA